The segment tgattatttaaattgtaataacAAAATGATGGCTGTTAAAGTTGAGCCCGGTGCATGCTGttctaatgataataataataatgaagttGATgagataaaatcaaaatttaaatttaaaaataatgttaagtGTAACAATAAGTGTTTCAATCTTGTTGACAAGTGGATTAATAAAGCTATTGTTCGAGTTCCAACTGGTGATAACTGGCACAATATCATACAAAGGGAAATTGCGTTGCTGAAAGTGAGGTACCcatttttgacagaaaaacagCTCAAAGGAAAAGCTCTTGTTAAATTTGGGATTCCATGTTTTATGGGAAATATTGTTAGGTATTTAaagatattatattttaatatgactaaatattttcatacggaAAGTAACAGAgatccaaaaaatttatttctatcaaTTCAGGGATGGGCAAAATaggatttaataaatactgagtatttaagtaaaatttgacttgaaatccaaattaattattggtacgtgtctaaaaaatacttatcctCAGAAACATAAAAAGTACTAAATAGTTTGTaacttagtattttttatgatttatctaTACTAAATACATTGTACTTGGTACTTGAAAGTTGTAGTAAGTACTAAAGACTATTgtactttttacttaaattttatataagtactaagcataattgtaattataacttataattgccacagtatttattaaaaaaaaaatttttacttattctatCACTACCAGAACTTTACATACGACGATTGagacttaaaattataatttttaaatatactattGCACTCCTAAGATTTTAATagtcaaatttattcattagatgatgtaaatatattattgtcaaATTTATACTGTTTAGTTCAAATAAGTGCACGCGTACGGTTTATGTTTCAGCTTCAAGCAGTAATCTAATCAATCGTTTTTATATACTTGTGCAAAAatgattatatgaaattttataacatcatttctttacgagttcttaaaaaaaaaaaaaaaacttttttctattgagataaaattttaaataaaaagttttattagagttaataaGTTGAATCGTTTCCATTTATTATTGGCTTAACTTCTATAGTCAATCTAAAAAATACtctcggagtttttaattattttttgttagaaaTACCAATGATCTAATACTTAAATGCAACTTATAATCTCAGTACAAATGTACTTAGTATTTGAACCGTTCTATGAGTACAAAAGTATtcttatttaattgaataatcaaATACTAAATACTATTGTATTTAGTACtaggaaaaattaaaagtatcaagtataaaagtatttgtaattagataataaataaaatactaagtaCTTCGGTATGTCGTATTTAGTACTTGTTCGAAATACTAAttacttacatatttttactctacaaaaaaaaaattattatctatcaaagtatttattacttaattagTACGTAAGATACAAATGTACTTAAGTATGCCCATCACTACTATCAATGATATGAATGTGAAAGAAGTTGacaatttatgatactgaagttagctgacgaccaataatttttggatttgtttttaaaccagaaattatttttaaaaaaatatttgaaaaaattgcacctatagtttattaaattttctacatgtgcatatttttatatttatttttttttttttattaagtcgttaaaataaagattcgaaaatttttaactgtctgctaacttcaggatcatgacaatttacaatttaaaaaaatttgaaatcagtgaattaaatgtaaatcgaataaattaaaaaaatgcgcatttataaaattttaaaatcagtgtgcttttttttcatttttacattttttattgctttattcgtttaattataatgaaaaatttgtctCATACCTGCTATGATCACACTCATTTTAATGATCCTTAAGTCAACTggcaattaacaattttctgtTAGTAAAtcatttgcaaaaaaaaaaaaactaaaaatatgcacgtgtagaaaattaacaaaactataagtgcaattttttttgataatttatcgttttaaaaagaaacagtaaaattattagacattaaataacttcagtatcataaaaaattgcaaatgaaaaattgcaaatattctttttacttttaaatatttgtctgatgtcagtattatttaattacacatttattatacttgtcaatcatatattttctatatcaATGAGGATAAATTATCGTGTCCAACCTCCGTAAAATTTAGCTttcataaaagttattttttaaacatttatgaatcaaaaactattaaaaaattctctctCGTcttctcattttatttttttagctgtacagtaaaattaaaaaaatatttttacgcaAAATATATAAGGGAGCTACAAGTAAGTAAAGGGCGGGAACTCTGGTATTTTATTCTTTGTCACTAATTTCCTGTCTTGTTATTTAGAAGAATAGAAAGTTGTCAGTAGGGACAGTAGATTGATATACTGAGAGTATATTgagagtaattaaatttatttttctaaaacttattatttttatttttatgtaatagGACAGGCGACAAGAAAGTCACAGGTGCACTCGCCAAGGAATTATTAAGAACtcgagtaaaaaattcaagagtTCCAGCAGCATTTAAAGCttctaataaagttttatctTGTGTTAAAAAACTTGATGTCCCTCACAGTCAAGTATCAACCATAGAAAATTATCTCGAGTCAAATTCTCATGATATAAAAGATTTAAAGACTGAAAACAAAATGTTTCAACAACTGAAGAGTGTTGatgataattcaaaattacgaAATCCATATCATTCAAATGATAAAGAAAATGATTGTCCAGATACACCAAGGAAGAAAAGAATTCACGGTTCTATTCACGTTCCATTGAGGACTTGTTATGATAACGATGACCCGCAAACAccgactaaaaaatttaaattagaacCGACAAAACCAGAAGACAGaagattattaaaatttgttactcAAGCTGCAAATGAAGTAATGGTCGATTCAGACACTGAGCCTGCCAAAAGTTTAATGAAACCGGATTGCTCACCCTCGCCATTGACAAAAGATTTGAtggaaagaattaaaaaaaatcctatgGTTTATATACGGGACAGAGATGCAAATAAAAGTGATTTGGATGGCGCTCCCTTGACGCAAGCAGATGAAAATGATGTCgagtcaaatttttacagtacaAACAACTTAAAAACTGACAACAAAATGTTGCAACCACTGAAGAGTgttgatgataatttaaaattacgaaatCCATATCATCCAGATGATAAAGAAAATGATTGTCCAGATACaccgagaaaaaaaagaattcacGGTTCTACCCACGTTCTATTGAATACTTGTTATGATAACGATGACCCGCAAACAccgactaaaaaatttaaattagaacCGACAAAACGAGATGACAGaagattattaaaatttgttactcAAGCTGCAAATGAAGTAATGGTCGATTCAGACACTGAGCCTGCCAAAAGTTTAATGAAACCAGATTGCTCACCCTCGCCATTGACAAAAGATTTGATGgaaagaattaaaaacaatccTATGGTTTATATATGGGACAGAGATGCAGATAAAAGTGATTTGGATGGCGCTCCCTTGACACAAGcagatgaaaatttgaacGCTGAGAAGAATGATGGGAATGAAGAAATATTGACAGTTGATTTAGAGTCGGCTTCATTAACGGAATCACTTGATTCGTCAGAATATCCTTGGCCAGCTGGTCAACGTTTGCGCGAGTCTATGTCTCTTGAAAAATTAGATTCAACTCATAAGTCATTTGAAAAACTCAGTCTAGAAGATGATTCTGATTTAATAACAATCTCACCCATTCGTAAAAACACTCAAGATTTTTTgagaatgaatttaaataataatgttgtAAGTCCCCTTACTCAAGATACTTTGTCAATAAAATTGTCTTCAAGTCTTGATCACGATTACGCTAAAGATGATGCCACTCAACTTGAGTCTTCTAGttcattaaattcattatttcctTATGATTCAcgaattttttctatgaaatctaACGACATCAACAGCGACAATGGAGGACAATCACCGTTGGACTTGAgtggaaaattaaaagatatggACAATATTTTCACACCACCTTCGCTTCCGAGCCAAGATATTAATTCAATACCGTCACAACTATTCCaagattcatttttaaaaaacagtttCAATGAGACTGAGTTTAGTGAAGATGAATTCAGTGAATATCCAGCTGATTCATCAAAGCAGTTTATGTTATCTGATTTATGCGATGAATTTAGCGAAGGCTGGAGAAAAGTTCCCTGCAATCGATCAGTTCTTCCGAGTACTGACATTCGTGAAGAAATGAATAGGATATCGATGGAAGAGATCAAACAGAACGTAACCCaaattattgattatcttTATGCTGATAGTGAtactgattaaaattatttatttatttttttattatttattttatcaaagtttttttattttttgagtttaaaatttctatattatttttttaatttataaacatgCCTATGCGTATAAATAATACGCAgtcagtatttattttaattttaacttttggAAAGCAAGACAAAATTGCTTTGATttacgattaaaaaatattaattagatattttttatgcatTTAAAATGGTCTTTATTcatttactttaaaatattttaaaaatattaaatactttttttataaaacaaatccAATACTTGGTAGTAGACTTGGGagttaagtaaattattttttgtataattttcattacaaaataataaatcctacgtaattatttaaattaatagtcaATAAGAGTAAATTTAAAGTGCGTTACATTAAAACCGCAATAAATTTTGTGATATTGACGtttgaaaaaatgtaaaacattaataaatttgtcataatatttaaaacatgaactttaatttaaattaaattaataaattatttttttttctttgatccAAATCCTGAGAATCCCATAATTGCTGCCATTTCATCACCACCACTACCAGCTTCTTCTTCATTAGCTTCttctattttacgttttttgtcttttcttttttcttttctgtactcttttattttttcttcctgaaaatatccaataaataattataataaatgaatttataagtaattaatttataaaataattgatacctcttcttttaattctttaaCTCGTTGCTCAAGATCATAATCTTTCTTCTTTTCTTCCAATTTCTTTTTGTTTACATTAAAACGTGCCTTCACTTGTTCCAGTGTCGATCTTTCAACTTTCATAGACATTCCCAAATTTCTTTGatctattttaaattcaaaattcaagtacattaattattaaacataaaattaatattaagagagTAATTGACATAAGAGAACTTACGTTTGGTTCCATTAATatgatccaaaaaattaatagaatcTTTGACCACACAATCGCAAACATTGCAGTAATatctgtaattaatttacaaaataaatttgaatatttaatttttaaaatttaaaattaaatatttacccgCCAGTTTGAGACGAaggtgtatttttattaatgacaaCACTTTTGCCAAGCTTTGATTCCAAATCAACTTTATAATCTCTCTGCTTAAGTAACTCTCGTTTTACTGCTGGTTGTTTAGGAATACCCAGTTCTTCCTCGGCAATCTCCTCTTGTAGACGTTGGAGAGCCATCCTCTCGTACTCTTCTCGATTCCATTTTCTTCGATGATCGTCTGGTCTTTgctatttaaacaaaaaaattaaattcattattaattcaaataatttaaataaataataaatttttatgagtgtaaatgtagcagacatcagacaaatttaaaattataaataaatagagtaaataattttaaaaataatgtttataaaaaatgcgcttattaatttttaaattttttaaatgcgcatttttttaaaattatattttattaattatatactctatttatttataattttaaaattgtctgatgtccGCTACAATCAcactcattaaattttttacgatcctaaagttagcagacaattaaaaatttttggactttttttcaacaattaaatttgaagaaaaaaaaaactaaaaatatgcacaagtagaaaatttaaaagactataagtgcaattttttgaaataatttttttttttataattatcgttcaaaaaaaatctaaaaattattagacgtcggctaacttcagcgtcatcatttttttagttttcaaaaattatgaattcttgaccacaaaatttttgaagataaCCTGAAAAATAAGTACTCTGttacaacaaataaaaaatttaattaccgtcattttattaattccttcaattatttattgaatggaaattttaataataatttattgtcacgataaaatatataagtaatttgACAAGTAATCAAATTACTTTACCAGGTGTCAGATATCACtgtctattttttaaaatcaaattattacaCTCAAGTTTTGCAggtataaaaattagtgttatttttattttttaaataaatttattttgtttgatcgaaagttaatttaaactccgatttgatttttaaaatttctaacaatCAACGCAAAAcaacaaaacaattttataagtcacatatatgtaaatagaatattaatgtgacatatttacaatttataacGTATCGATACTCGAACAAGCGcgagtatttaaaatatcgtttctttgtatttttttttttcaaatttcaaactcagaaaattaatttatgtaaataaataaaacaattttggGTTCcttctgttaaaaatttaaaaaactaaaaagattattgataataattcatgatcgatatataaaaaagtagtccaatatatatgtaaatatatggtCAGTCTCCATAAGTGGAAGCTGAGCTAACGCATCTTTTGTGCGCATGCAGTGTAgagaatttcaaataaaatatgagtGTCAATGTACtgataagtgaaaatttttcaatttttgaatacataaataaaatgtaagtagaataaaaattaaaaaatgtgtttttaAATCCGTACGCgcgttttttcaaattttattatttgcattaataagtttattttttttaaattcttaaattgtctcatgtctgctacattgacACTCATAATAAAATACAGGTGCTtcatgtatttaatttataaaaaaaattgtcatatattttcatttaaatacttttgtaaaaaaaaatcattaaataaacgAGATAAACACATcgataattaagaaattatcaagtttatgatgagtgtgaatgtagcagacatcagacaaagttaaaattatttatgaatagagtaaataattaataaaatacaattttttaaaattacgcatgtaaaaaatattcaaatttttaaaatcatttactctgtttaaaaatttcaaatttgtctgatgtctgctgcgCTTACACtcgttaattttttgatttctttttaaacgacaaattataaaaaaaaactatttgaaaaaattgcacctgtagtttttaaaattttctgcatgtgcattttttttaatcgatttgttgagaaaaaaatccgaaaattttcgattgtctgctgacttcaggatcatgcgTTGGTACACATGGAGTTCAAGAAGAAACTGCTGCCATCTAGACCACAAGTATTTGAAGACAACTTCAGgctgttttaaattaaattggttAGTTTATAGTAGTTATTCCATACATATTAATATACTTACATGTgtttaatacatttatatatatgttcacatgtattttaatttttttactccaaagtTTCAGACACATATAAAACGCATATCCATTGAGGATGTCACCGTGATGACACGGTCGCTAGTTCAGAAGCCTCGGAAATAACGGAGTCGAtccattaattttatgtccatattataatataatgcAATGTTAGTCAACACTGAATTAATACGGTAGCAATAATGCCAGGGTgagtgatttttaatttatattaataaataatttaaaaaaaaaaacgttgctTCGAAAATGTACAGTCGTGTGTTTACtccattaacatttaaattagtttGTGACTTagatatattatttaagatCTTTAAAtacttaactttttaaatggataataataatgtgcttagtaaaattataaaattgtattcgTGGCGTCATCGTTCAGTTTATTCTATTAAATAGTTTGTAACAAAAGCATCTACAAGTACATTGttatctatttaatttttttttcaagtggttgatattttttataagatatttattattattatttatttgtgtttTTATATAGATGTCAAACCACGCTAAGAACGACAGTATCCAACGGGGGAATGCCGTTGATTATGATAAGCAATTTCAGGAAGACTTGGAAAGAGCACAAGCTCTCAGTTTGGAGAGTTTGGCTCtggagaaatttaaaatgcaAAGACAGTTAGAAtgctctaataattttttacaaaataaatttactacacAACAGTGTAGTTATACAAATAGCGGTAATAATATTTCGGAAGTAGACAGTTCAGGTTCAGGTTCATCGTTggataagtaaatattattattattttaatatctaataacttatagatatatttgatatgataattgataaatgataataatttaaatcaccAGATTACAATTAAGAAGTCGACCAAGGCCGGGTGGAACGcaatcaaaaaattctccgaTAATAGCACCGCCACCAGTACCCTGTCGTCGCAATTCAACGACGACCGTTGGCCCAACATCATCCAATACAACTGACCTTATTAATTTCACCAGTCCCGTTAAATCAGAGTCTAGTTTAGACGAATATTGCAGTGGGACATCGACTGTACCGTCAGTGTCGCAGCCGTCAATTGAACCCAAGTGGGATACTCATCCTTCGCTTCTTAAAAGAACAACGAGAGTGTCCAGGAGCAACAGTTCTGCAGCAGCATATCAAACTCATGACTTTCGTTATCACTCACCTTCGCCAGGACCCCGGGCTTCTACGGCGCCTTGTACGCCTGGTACTCCGGGAATAAGTCCAGTTATAACCCAGACAGAGAGTGTCGGTGATGGTATACCTCAGgtaaatttatgtttatattatttattactaattattattgttttattatactAATATTGTATTCCAGCTGgcttggaatttttttaattttaaaaattatttcttcgCTCAGGTATCTCAAATCTAAAGCTTTTAATTACCACTCACAAgccttcaatttatttttatctttttacacTTAAACTTATCACTAGAGACAGGATTTTtactttgatttaaaaacaacaattaattattaatgctgtcaaattattgatattacggcggaaatattggtcgtataaaaaaatttttaaaataacaattgttcaaaatttaattttataaaaaaaatgtctcttataattttttcttagaactaataagaaagccgtaatttcaacattaagattttcgtaattaacacaaatttgaatcactcattatgaatcttaattttggaatcacggtgaaaatattggtcgtatcaaaaaatcataagagagattttttttataaaattaaatttcccacaacttttgtttgaaaacttttatgataaaaccaatattttcgccgtaatatcaaatattagaaccattcatttcaaaattaaggaaaaaatcttgtccctactTATCAGTAATTCTCATTGtagaatataattatttaggCTCAGTTTTATGAAACTCACACATAtctagtttaaattttttaaacgtcattggatttatttaaaatattttttaaaactatccatttttttttatagatccCACCATTGCCTATGAATTATCGTCCACCAGTAGGTGGTCCAGCGTGCGGGTCAACAAAGCCAATATTCCCAATAGATGATGGACAGctaaaagtattaaaagttattgaaaaaaaaccaaataatAATCTGATAGATCTGAGCGTATTTGAGAGTATAGAAGACAAGACAAATGTACGAGTGAGTGTACTTGAAGCATTTGATCCTTTACTTATAAAGACTGAAGAACCCAACAAAGAATTGAAACCATCAAAGGATGAATCTGTCAGTAAAGTTGATGGATCTCTTTACGACCCGTTCGATCCCTTTGACTACATGTACAGCACAAATGAAAGTGTTAATTCCGATCCGGTTTATGCTGCTGTAGAAAAAACGGCAATGTCGCCAACTGTGTCACCAGCGGCACCTCCACTGCCTCCAAGAAATTCATCTGCCTGGAATACAATAGAAAAACGACGGACTTCACTAGACCGACGACGAAAACGGCAGACTCGTTTGTACGAAAATATATCAGTTGTAAAAGCGCGCGGTTCGCTACAGGATTGTGATCTAAAAGCATTCCATCGTATGATCAAAGCCGTAAGAAGTGAGTTTCCGTTTAACGATCCGAGTACAAATATTGGTCATGTCATAAGTCCTATGATGGAGAATCTTTATCCAGATGGAACTAGTATAAAGTTAGTCGTTCATCCCCAATTATCAGACAATTCAGTTGATTCAGTACCGTCCATAACTTTTACTTGCAACGTTAGTTGTAGCGTCGAACACGTTATTCTTAATGTTGCTTGTTCATTAGAAGATAATAATATCGTTagtgttgaaaaatattgtctgAGAGTGTGGGGTCTAGCTGAATATTTAGCTCCCAACACAACGTTAGCGCAATATGAATACATTCATCAGTGTATTAAACTTGAAAAGGACATTGAATTGGCAATTATAACACGAGCGCAGATAAAAAGATCAATAGCACGATCGCTACAAGATGACAATAGAGATCAAGATTTAAAGCTTGAAGATATTCTTCCCAATGAACCTTTGGAGCCTATTTCTTATgacactttaattattttattggagactgttgaaaaagaaatggAACGTGTAGAAACAGCGGCAATTCAACTTGCATCACCTAATCATAGCTCTAGTCTTTTACCGCAATTGCAGCCCCGAGGTGTCGTACAGGCTGTCAAAGCTGTGTGTGCGTTGATGGGTAACATCGAGACCTATGAAATAACGGAAGCTGTTGATAATTTCGTCAACGCATGCTGTCAATTCTTACCCCAAATGCATACAACAAACATTGAATGCAAGAAACCTGAAATTCTTCACGAAGACGGCGATTACTCGGTCGTAACACTCAGGACAAAGTTTCCCGAAGTTCTGGGTTCTCATTGTCACAAAATACGCGACGCTATTCAAGACCTCGTTGAGACGTACTGTCATGCATTTCGCGTTGACTTTCAATTGAAACTACGCGGCGAGTATCTGACCAGTACTTTGGTCTCATCGGAAGTACTGGACACTGTACTAGTGCGCGTTGGATCTTTGCATCGACTACCGAATTCATGGAAACACGACGATTATATTGTAGCTGCTCAAATATTCCATGGAACTCGACCTGTTGGTAATCCTGTGCTCTCTGAGCCTATGactcttaatgttaatttttactcaagaATACTCTTCAATACCTGGTTAGAATTTCGTGGTATCAGCGTTTGTCAAGTACCCCGTGAAGCGAGACTAGTACTCGTTATTTACGGCCGCACGTTACAGCCAACTGAACACGAAGCCAATTCGTCGACTGAAGGATCAATGCAAAAAGAAGAGTTGGGATGGGGCGCAATACAATTTTTTGACTACGACGGAGTTATGAGCCAGggtaattttttcttgtcacTGTGGCCAGCTGCTGCTGACAAACGACTTGGTCCTGCACCAGCACCTGGTATACATCCTTACGGTGAAACAAATCCTATCATTGGATTAGAACTTCCTGATTACGGAGGACGAGTATTATTTCCTACCGAATTACGTGATCATGATGTAGAATCACTGGACATTAATTTACTGGATCAAAACACTAAAGAATTGCTGCTGGATATTTGTCAGCAGGACACTTTTTCTCGACCGCCAGTCGATGAACGAGAAATTCTATGGGAAAAACGTCACTATTTGCATGATATACCCGAGGCATTGCCAAAAGTTTTGCTGGCTGCTCACAGCTGGGACTGGGCATGTCTTCCAGATCTTCATGCTTCACTCAGAGTTTGGAGTCCACTGCCCCCCGTTCAAGCTCTCCAATTACTTCTGCCTTGTTTTCCAGATATCAAAGTACGAGAAATGGCAGTCGGTTGGATTCGCGAGCTCAGTAATGATGAACTTGTCGATTATCTTCCTCAGTTACTTCAAGCACTAAAACATGAAACATACGAGGCATCTCCTCTCGCCAGATTTTTACTAGAACGAGCCTTATTGTCACCACGCGTCGCCCATCATATTTACTGGCTTTTAACTCAATCACTTCCAGGACAAAGCCCTCAGGTACTAGtcgaatattttatcaataattattttttttttgttttataaaactaataaatttatttttgacagAATTCTGGTGAGACATCGCAAGAAGATGATAAAAGTATTAGTTTTACTCGGTACCAAAGAAGACTACAATTGATGCTTCGCGCACTGCTGGCAGTAATCGGCGAAGCCTTGAGAAATAGTTTTCTAACTCAAcaattattagttaaaaatttaaatgaaatcgcTGAGAATATCAAGACAACTAAAGAATCATTACGAATGGAAGCATTAAAATTGGGATtgcaaaatattaattgtcaGTTAGCTGAAGATGAGGGCACGTGCTTACCATTGTCGCCAAGTAGACAAGTATTTggtataaatattcaaacttGTTCATACTTTCCATCGTTTACATTACCATTGAAAATAAGTTTCGTCAGTTGTGACAACGTCATTAGCCCGGCTATTTTTAAAGTTGGAGATGACTTGCAACAAGATATGCTTACTCTCCAGATGGTAAGAATAATGGATAAATTATGGCTCAAAGAGGgtttggatttaaaaatggTCACATTTGCTTGCGTACCAACTGGTAATAAACGCGGTATGATTGAAATGGTAACGAATGCCGAAACATTGAGAAAAATTCAAGTTGAATTTGGTCTTACGGGTTCATTTAAAGACAGACCTATTGCTGAATGGCTCGCAAAACATAATCCGTCTGAATTAGAGTACGAGAGAgctgttgaaaattttacagcttCATGTGCGGGTTACAGTGTTGCTACTTACATTCTAGGAATTTGTGATCGTCACAATGATAATATTATGCTAAAAACATCTGGCCACTTGTTTCATATTGACTTCGGAAAGTTTTTAGGTGACGCTCAGATGTTTGGTAATTTTaagaggtaatttttttatttttaaaccaagTTTACTTGGGGCGTGTTCAGAAAAACACGAgatcgataaatatttaaatagaacGTGAGTAACGGGAAAGGCACGTGGCTTCATTAAAACTAGAGGAACGAATGAATACCTGATACTCCATTTAAATTCTCTTCTGGTTCAACCAGATAATATTTGTGAACGTACAAGTTGAATCTTTTTTCTCCAGACTGAATTTCTGGACATGCCCTGGCTTTGCAACATCTCCagtagcacagagacaacttcaaagcgatc is part of the Microplitis mediator isolate UGA2020A chromosome 11, iyMicMedi2.1, whole genome shotgun sequence genome and harbors:
- the LOC130677507 gene encoding phosphatidylinositol 4-phosphate 3-kinase C2 domain-containing subunit beta isoform X2 produces the protein MSNHAKNDSIQRGNAVDYDKQFQEDLERAQALSLESLALEKFKMQRQLECSNNFLQNKFTTQQCSYTNSGNNISEVDSSGSGSSLDKLQLRSRPRPGGTQSKNSPIIAPPPVPCRRNSTTTVGPTSSNTTDLINFTSPVKSESSLDEYCSGTSTVPSVSQPSIEPKWDTHPSLLKRTTRVSRSNSSAAAYQTHDFRYHSPSPGPRASTAPCTPGTPGISPVITQTESVGDGIPQIPPLPMNYRPPVGGPACGSTKPIFPIDDGQLKVLKVIEKKPNNNLIDLSVFESIEDKTNVRVSVLEAFDPLLIKTEEPNKELKPSKDESVSKVDGSLYDPFDPFDYMYSTNESVNSDPVYAAVEKTAMSPTVSPAAPPLPPRNSSAWNTIEKRRTSLDRRRKRQTRLYENISVVKARGSLQDCDLKAFHRMIKAVRSEFPFNDPSTNIGHVISPMMENLYPDGTSIKLVVHPQLSDNSVDSVPSITFTCNVSCSVEHVILNVACSLEDNNIVSVEKYCLRVWGLAEYLAPNTTLAQYEYIHQCIKLEKDIELAIITRAQIKRSIARSLQDDNRDQDLKLEDILPNEPLEPISYDTLIILLETVEKEMERVETAAIQLASPNHSSSLLPQLQPRGVVQAVKAVCALMGNIETYEITEAVDNFVNACCQFLPQMHTTNIECKKPEILHEDGDYSVVTLRTKFPEVLGSHCHKIRDAIQDLVETYCHAFRVDFQLKLRGEYLTSTLVSSEVLDTVLVRVGSLHRLPNSWKHDDYIVAAQIFHGTRPVGNPVLSEPMTLNVNFYSRILFNTWLEFRGISVCQVPREARLVLVIYGRTLQPTEHEANSSTEGSMQKEELGWGAIQFFDYDGVMSQGNFFLSLWPAAADKRLGPAPAPGIHPYGETNPIIGLELPDYGGRVLFPTELRDHDVESLDINLLDQNTKELLLDICQQDTFSRPPVDEREILWEKRHYLHDIPEALPKVLLAAHSWDWACLPDLHASLRVWSPLPPVQALQLLLPCFPDIKVREMAVGWIRELSNDELVDYLPQLLQALKHETYEASPLARFLLERALLSPRVAHHIYWLLTQSLPGQSPQNSGETSQEDDKSISFTRYQRRLQLMLRALLAVIGEALRNSFLTQQLLVKNLNEIAENIKTTKESLRMEALKLGLQNINCQLAEDEGTCLPLSPSRQVFGINIQTCSYFPSFTLPLKISFVSCDNVISPAIFKVGDDLQQDMLTLQMVRIMDKLWLKEGLDLKMVTFACVPTGNKRGMIEMVTNAETLRKIQVEFGLTGSFKDRPIAEWLAKHNPSELEYERAVENFTASCAGYSVATYILGICDRHNDNIMLKTSGHLFHIDFGKFLGDAQMFGNFKRDRTPFVLTSDMAYVINGGDKPSAKFHNFVDLCCQAFNIVRKHGNLILHLFGLMTSSGIPGVTMDAVSYVQKALLPGQTNPEAAATFARMIESSLKNWFTQFNFFLHNLAQLRFTGDHNDGELLSFIPRTYTMQQEGQLTSVQVHGYQKRYDPEKYYMYILRIQRKGQPDPTYLFRSYKEFCEFYQKLCIHFPLAKVASLPSGMSVGRSNIKQVADKRRADIEKFLLSLFKMAPEISQSDLVYTFFHPLLRDQQNADIHLRKVKVGNWWAEKRVRDNIQCGQIKLSLHYSRGTLSVMIHHARGLPKVANAQEPNTYVKVYLKPDPTKATKRKTKVVKKNCHPSFMEMLEYRMPLEVIKERTLEATIWNHDTLQENEFLGGIRLPLGHFDLNNETIEWFPLGSIR